A stretch of the Simiduia curdlanivorans genome encodes the following:
- a CDS encoding nitroreductase family protein, whose product MDAITALTQRVSAPKLIEPAPSADQLDSIRRAALRAADHGNLRPWRFLEVAGPGLEALGALYLDAGLLVNPDLNDAQQLRLRSLPLRAPMIVVAIAKTQAHPKVPREEQLLSAACAVQNMLNAAFAMELGAFWRTGEMALDRQVATGLGLNAGEEIVGFLYLGHVDGPIKQAPELNPTDFFEVWPKPI is encoded by the coding sequence ATGGACGCGATTACAGCGCTAACTCAACGGGTATCCGCACCTAAGTTGATTGAGCCTGCGCCTTCAGCAGATCAGTTGGACAGCATTCGCAGGGCGGCACTTCGGGCCGCAGATCACGGCAACTTGCGGCCCTGGCGCTTTCTCGAAGTGGCAGGGCCTGGCTTGGAGGCGCTAGGCGCCTTGTATTTGGACGCCGGGCTTCTTGTTAACCCAGACTTAAATGATGCGCAGCAGCTTCGTCTTAGAAGTTTACCTTTGCGTGCGCCGATGATTGTTGTGGCTATTGCAAAGACCCAGGCACATCCAAAGGTGCCGCGAGAAGAGCAATTGTTATCCGCAGCTTGTGCGGTACAAAATATGCTTAACGCGGCCTTTGCGATGGAGCTCGGTGCTTTTTGGCGCACTGGAGAGATGGCTCTTGATCGCCAAGTGGCAACAGGCCTTGGCTTGAATGCGGGGGAGGAGATTGTCGGGTTTCTCTATTTAGGTCATGTTGATGGTCCCATCAAGCAAGCCCCTGAATTGAATCCTACTGATTTTTTTGAAGTCTGGCCAAAGCCTATTTGA
- a CDS encoding adenylate/guanylate cyclase domain-containing protein, protein MTSSESTPLFQYYFRALICFAAAGTLAADIDWDHLRLIQPLFIIVLLGYTYAAYYLSKRLGGDQLILLTKILAWTDAGLIGVSLSLIDFSLLPCILFLTMIQFNALLNGGLRKWGEDNAAFLVGILLSFLIYEPKWMLSGRLEISAASLIGVITYFCAYALFTHARMSKLNLEAKRLDQEQQLHKMRTYKLSRYLPPPVWKAINEGRDKSLQTERKRLTVFFSDIKDFSELAEEMEAEALTDLLNTYLTEMTKIVHQYGGTIDKFMGDGIMVIFGDSSSKGVKHDALRCLSMALAMRKRMKTLQQHWHHQGIKRLLQIRMGINTGYCTVGTFGTANHLDYTALGAHVNLASRLESAAEPGEILVSHETWGLVKDTIMCRDKGNILVKGFSHPIKVYQVVDLRKNLGANQSYFEQNLDGFTMYLDMDKIRNYDKEKVLQSLAEISEKLRDKVIQ, encoded by the coding sequence ATGACCAGTTCAGAATCAACCCCCTTATTTCAATACTACTTTCGCGCACTGATCTGCTTTGCGGCTGCAGGCACCTTAGCCGCTGATATCGACTGGGATCACCTGCGCTTAATACAACCCCTGTTCATTATCGTACTACTCGGCTATACCTACGCCGCCTATTACTTATCCAAACGCCTAGGCGGCGATCAGCTCATTCTGCTGACCAAGATTCTCGCTTGGACAGATGCGGGCTTGATCGGCGTGTCCTTAAGCTTAATCGACTTCAGCCTACTGCCCTGCATCCTGTTTTTGACCATGATCCAATTCAATGCCCTATTGAATGGCGGACTTAGAAAGTGGGGCGAAGACAACGCTGCTTTTTTAGTGGGTATATTACTCAGCTTTTTAATTTACGAACCCAAGTGGATGCTTTCCGGCCGCCTAGAAATCAGCGCCGCGAGCTTGATCGGCGTTATTACCTATTTTTGCGCCTACGCCCTTTTCACCCACGCGCGCATGAGCAAGCTCAACTTAGAAGCTAAACGCCTCGACCAAGAACAACAACTGCACAAAATGCGTACCTATAAGCTGTCCCGCTACCTGCCACCACCGGTTTGGAAAGCTATCAACGAAGGTCGCGATAAATCGCTGCAAACCGAGCGCAAACGCCTCACCGTCTTTTTTTCCGATATTAAAGATTTCAGTGAGCTGGCTGAGGAGATGGAAGCCGAGGCGCTGACGGACCTACTCAACACCTACTTAACCGAAATGACTAAAATAGTGCACCAATATGGCGGCACTATCGATAAATTTATGGGTGATGGCATCATGGTCATCTTTGGTGACAGCAGCTCTAAGGGCGTGAAACACGACGCCTTGCGCTGTTTGTCCATGGCCTTAGCCATGCGCAAGCGCATGAAAACCCTCCAGCAACACTGGCACCATCAAGGCATCAAGCGCCTACTGCAAATACGCATGGGCATCAACACAGGCTATTGCACCGTTGGCACTTTCGGCACCGCTAATCATTTAGATTACACGGCCCTAGGTGCGCACGTGAATCTGGCCAGCCGCTTAGAGTCAGCCGCTGAACCAGGTGAAATTTTGGTTTCTCATGAGACCTGGGGCCTAGTGAAAGACACCATTATGTGCCGCGATAAAGGCAACATCCTAGTGAAGGGATTCAGTCACCCCATTAAGGTTTATCAGGTGGTTGATTTGCGTAAAAACCTCGGTGCCAATCAAAGCTACTTCGAGCAAAACCTCGATGGTTTTACCATGTACCTCGATATGGACAAAATTCGCAACTACGACAAAGAGAAAGTACTGCAGTCGTTAGCGGAGATTTCTGAAAAGCTCAGAGATAAAGTAATCCAATAA
- the queF gene encoding NADPH-dependent 7-cyano-7-deazaguanine reductase QueF (Catalyzes the NADPH-dependent reduction of 7-cyano-7-deazaguanine (preQ0) to 7-aminomethyl-7-deazaguanine (preQ1) in queuosine biosynthesis), with protein MSKNSVETHGPVHLGKATLYADQYDAGLLDPIPRSLARASLTTAGQALPFSGVDVWTAYEISWLDVLGKPIVAMAEFEFPYNSQAIVESKSFKLYLNSFNQSVFASWTEVQAVLVRDLSVLTQAAVVVRLMTLQEGLALTVAAFGGENIDALAAPCTAYEPDANILQLKSGGVNVSEHLCSDLLKSNCPVTGQPDWASLSIRYTGPAMDREALLRYIVSYRHHRDFHEHCVESIFIDIMQRCQPKTLTVYARYTRRGGLDINPFRTNCADKPPRLRLVRQ; from the coding sequence ATGTCAAAAAATAGCGTCGAAACACATGGGCCTGTGCACTTAGGTAAGGCAACGCTGTATGCCGATCAATACGATGCCGGATTGCTCGATCCTATTCCCCGATCCCTAGCGCGGGCATCTTTAACCACGGCAGGGCAGGCGTTGCCTTTCAGTGGTGTGGATGTGTGGACGGCCTACGAAATTTCTTGGCTCGATGTTCTAGGCAAGCCGATAGTGGCGATGGCCGAATTTGAATTCCCCTATAACTCGCAAGCGATTGTCGAGTCGAAATCCTTCAAGCTTTATCTGAACTCCTTTAATCAAAGTGTTTTTGCCAGCTGGACCGAGGTGCAGGCTGTGTTAGTTCGCGACCTATCTGTCTTGACGCAGGCCGCTGTCGTGGTCCGGTTGATGACGTTGCAGGAAGGTTTAGCACTTACTGTTGCAGCGTTTGGCGGCGAAAATATTGATGCTCTGGCGGCGCCCTGTACGGCCTATGAGCCAGATGCCAATATACTCCAACTAAAATCGGGCGGTGTGAATGTTTCTGAGCACCTCTGTTCCGATCTGTTGAAATCTAATTGCCCAGTGACTGGTCAGCCCGATTGGGCGAGTTTATCGATTCGTTACACCGGGCCGGCCATGGATAGAGAGGCGCTTTTGCGCTATATCGTTTCTTATCGCCATCACCGAGATTTTCACGAGCACTGTGTAGAGTCCATTTTCATCGATATCATGCAGCGCTGTCAGCCCAAGACGTTGACTGTGTATGCCCGTTATACGCGAAGAGGCGGGCTAGATATCAACCCCTTCCGCACAAATTGTGCCGATAAGCCGCCAAGACTTCGCTTAGTGCGCCAATAA